The following DNA comes from Dehalococcoidales bacterium.
TATGAAAACCCTTAAACACTCCAGACGTGTTGGTATGCACGGAGGCTTTTACCAACAGCGCCGCCAGGCAACATGTTCTGTATGCTGGATCTACTTGCTCTATCAACCTCCTGACATTGTCAATAATTCGAGCATTAGCTCTGGTATAGAACACTCTCTCGCCTGGTTTGATATTGTTATCATCAAGCGGTGCATAGTTGGATTCGATAAAACCAGCACCGGTACCAACATCGTTGTAACGATTATCATTCAGCCATTTTATAGCAGCCTCAAGGCCTTTAATATCAATTGTTGATGTATTGGCAAGATAAGCCTCATTTATTGTACATGAATATTTCTCAAGATCATTGACATAGAGCTTACAGGCAAAGGCTTTCAGTAGCCTTGATACCGCCCCGCTCCCAGCAAACCCATCCAGCACCACTAATTTTTCTTTTCCGATTACTCGTTTAATATTGAGGAAATTTTCGTATAAAAAAGGAAGCAATTTGCGTTTATTGCCTAGATAAGTTATGAGGTGTGAAGTATAATATGGGCGCTCCAGGTCAAGACTTTGCCCTGTAGCCGCAAGCAATGATTCAGATTGCATTGATTTATTCATACCAGCCTGATAATCCTAGCTTAAAAGTCATGGTGCTAACAACCTTGAACTATAGCTAAAAAAGCGCCCTTTATAGAAGGGGTAAATAGCAATGTTATTTTGAGGTTAAAGCATTTGACAGAAGCTATAATCCAAAGTAGAATTGCCTGATCGCACTCAAAACCATTAGGAGTCTGTTGACATGATTGAAGTCACTATTGACAGTGTACGAATTGGATTAATGAACCAAAAGCCGGAATACCAGTATGTGGTATTGTTAAAAGAACAATCAAGTAAAAGGTATCTTCCAATATTCATCGG
Coding sequences within:
- a CDS encoding DNA adenine methylase; this encodes MNKSMQSESLLAATGQSLDLERPYYTSHLITYLGNKRKLLPFLYENFLNIKRVIGKEKLVVLDGFAGSGAVSRLLKAFACKLYVNDLEKYSCTINEAYLANTSTIDIKGLEAAIKWLNDNRYNDVGTGAGFIESNYAPLDDNNIKPGERVFYTRANARIIDNVRRLIEQVDPAYRTCCLAALLVKASVHTNTSGVFKGFHKKSGNGHFGGRGENALARIKKEIILEVPLFSAFECPVHVTNVDINQLVQDKELPKFDLAYFDPPYNQHPYGSNYFMLNIINDGVPVEIQPGVSGITREWRRSNYNSKRAARQELDDLLESTRASYIAISYNNEGIIPLEEFASLIARHGEWRLVEQEYNTYRGSRNLRKRNPKVKELLWLIKKA